The DNA window ccttaaaaagaatatatctacctatctatctatgtatatacacataggtATACacacatctgggcttcccagctggtgctagtgataaagaacctgcctgccaatgcagatgtaagaaatacaggttcaatccctgggtcggaaagatcccctggaggagggcatggtaactcactccagtattcttgcctggagaattccatggacagaggagactggcggactATAATCATaggattgcgaagagtcagacatgactgaagtgacttgggagaaggcagtggcaccccactccagtattcttgcctggaaaatcccatggacggaggagcctggtaggctgcagtccatggggtcactaagagttgggcacgactgagcgacttcactttcacttttcactttcatgcattggaggaggaaatggcaacccactccagtgttcttgcctggagaatcccagggacggtggggcctggtgggctgtctatggggtcgcacagagtcggacacgactgaagtgacttagcagtagcagcagcatgcatatacacatatgtcaATCATTTGCTGTACAGTTGAAAGTAATGCAACATGTTAGGTCAACTATATTtcgataaaaatttttttttaagaaccatTTCACTTgggctttattttctctctccactttggTCCTTCCACCTCTTCAACATCTTCCCATCACATTAGTCAAGTTCACTGCTCCACAAAGATGTTGCTTGGATTAAATATCTGTTCCCTATGCTTTGTCTTGGTTTCCCAAAGGGATTGTAAGCTCTTCAAGGGAAAGCGTCCAtgtcttttgaaatttatttctcttctttttgctttgaGGCTCCCATAGGCTGaacgtgaagtgaagtgaagtgaagtgaagtgaagtgaaatgaagtgaaagtcactcagttgcatccaactctttgcgaccccatggacttctccatggaattttccaggccagaatactagaataggtagcctttccctactccaggggatcttcccaacctagggatcgaacccaggtcttcctcattgcagacGGATgttttactggctgagccacaagggaagccaaagaatactggagtgggtagcctagcccttctccagcagctcttcctgacccaggaatcgaactggggtctcctgcattacaggcggattctttaccaactgagttatcagagaAGCATATAGGCTGAATATGTGAATCCAATTCGACTGAAGATGAGTAGAAGCACCAATCACCACACACATGCTCTGAGCACTCAGGACGCCTTAAACGTGTGATGAGCTGCCAAGTATTTAAACTAAGACTGACAAAAAAGAAGACACGTCCACTTCCGTCATCTTGTCGATGGCATCTTTATCTTATTCTGTAATTCTTTAAAGTGATTGttagacaaagaaggtcactacataatgatcaaaggatcaatccaagaagaagatataacaattataaatatatatgcacccaacatgggagcactgcagtatgtaagacaaatgctaacaagtatgaaaggagaaattaacaataacacaaaaatagtgggagactttaataccccactcacacctatggatagatcaactaaacagaaaattaacaaggaaacacaaactttaaacgatacaatagaccagttagacctaattgatagctataggacatttcatccccccccccccaaaaaaaaagactgctcacTATGGCAATTATTGAAGCTGACTTAGGGTGACATAGAGGCTTATTTCCCTTTACCCTTCTGAGTTCTTAGCTGAGGATCTCTGTAAGAAATGACAGAATAGCAGGACAAAAttaaacagaagtttattaacataaaaaaaaataaaataaaaaggaagcaaattctAACACAGATTACGACATAGATAGACCTTGAAAATAGCTAAATGGAATAAGCccagtcacaaaagaacaaatactgtgtgattccacttaaaaaaaaagaaaaaaaaaagggggggtactctttctacctctttctgatgtctatgtcaaaagctttctctatcctttcactttaataaaatatatgctgcacgaaaaaaaaaaaaagaaagaataccaaAAAGAATGAGTTCATTTTACTAAATAttatgaaacaacaaaaaagttctCTTTAAAGGGAAAGATTGAGtcaatcattataaaaataaattcaaggaaaTAGCCAAAAATgcaacagaaataataaattctaGACTCTTTGAAAACATCAATAATAAATATCAACCTATTCTGtctgatggagaaagaaaatgattatcAACACAAAGAGgaccacaccaagacacatggaaattaaaatggcaaaaactaaagataaagagagactattaaaagcaacaaggaagGGTGAAGCAACAAATAACGAAGTAGagaatcctcaaaaaaaaaaaaataaagtgattgtACAAGTTTCTTTTTGTTGACTGCCTCTTCAGTCTGGACAGTACAATGGAGgggaatgttttaaataaaaactcaacatttaaaatatagtaaaaatatttctttttctcagttgaCTATGGTAAATAGCTAATGCCTGTGCTTGACTCTGTTCTAGTTTACCATGAGCAGGACTCAGAATAGCACCCAATACGATGAAATATTTCATAAGAGCTTTGGAGTGAAATCATAATCATCCCAGAGTCAGAAATTATCTTGATGTGTTTTTCGTAATGACAGTATTGATAATACTGTAAAGCCCCGTGATAACACAGCGTGCTAAAGTTCAAAGGTCTGAGTTTGAATACCAGCTCTGTCGCATATTAACTTTGTGACTCTGGGCAGGGCTCTATGAGCTACAGCTTCCTCGTTGTAAAGGAAAGGTGATCACAGAGACCTCAGAGTGGTGGTAAGGATTAAGTTACAGCACAGAAGGAGGCTTCAATAGTGTTTGTTACAGAAAATCCTAAATCTCTTATCTTTTATTCTaatggttttctatttcttttcttttacccagatcagaaagataattttacattttctttcaacttttttgaGACTCAGTATTTTCTGATAATGAGAAGTTAGTAGatatattaaaagatttttttttcttttttggtaatagtttagatcataaaaaaataatataataagacAAATTCTCTCAGCATTGGGTTGGgaatcaggaggagaaggaagaaggaaagggaaagagagagtcCTTAGATCCATAGTGGAAACATGACCCACTACCCCTTGATTGAGCACCCATGACAAGGTCTCTGTGATAGGGAAGCCCCAGCTAAGGGATCCTGCCTCAGTGAACAAGAATGCTCCAGGGCTGCACTGCGAGCCCCTGGGACAGAGCCCTAGTGCTGGCTCTCTGATCATCTCAACTTGGCTGCAGGTTGGTTGTGACTGAAAGGAGACCAGCGTGAATTGACCAGGAGGGGAACATAAAGACAGAACTTTATTTCAGTCAGTCACAGAGGGATAAAACAGCATTCTTCTCTATTTAAATTCTACCCCATCTTCTCGTCCTTCCACGCAGGGCTGCTGACAGAGGTTATTGGGTCTATCGTGCCAACTGTGGAGATTCTGCCGGTAAACTGACCTCACCCTGAGGTGCTGGCTCTGCCCCTGCCTCTTGAGGTCGGCCCTTGTACTCGCAGGACTTTACGTGCGTCTGTAAGTATAGTAAAACTCTGTTAATCTGAGGTTATCGTtcaaagaaaggaaggggaagcCACTAATTGACAAGATGAGACCTTTTCCTGAGATCATCGGTTCTTTATTTGCAAGTACAGATActattttgaatgaaataaaaactcaGTGGCTCAAATGCATCCAATAAGTTGAAGAAACAGTGATGGGCATCCACAGGTGAGTGTGGGTGTATAAAGCCCTATTTCCCTAGGCAAAAGCACAGCAGGGGCTGTGAAAGACATGCCTCCCTCACATTACCAGTAAATTAAAGATAATCATATTATTCTTTCCTGCAAAAGTCCATATACTTCAATGTTATAGCAAAAGAAAATGCAACTATAAAGGCTACAAAGAATTTCTCATAAAATTTCTGAACAAAATTTGCATCACATCTCATGATATTCCCttatcaattattaaaaaaagatttcctcAAGCAGGCCAGCCTTTGTATTACTTCTGCTTTCCATCCTTATTATTAAACTCAGAGCTATTGAACAGTAAGGATTACTCAGTCTAATGCTGGCAACatacaaacaaacagaaaactccTATTTGAAAGCCCTATTGCAAAGCGCAGTTAATGAGTAAACAGAAATTACTGACTTACAAGAAACACTCTCACCCAGAAAGAGAATTATCAGAATAGCTTTGTCACATGGGAGTAACTGTTTGAGATTACTAGCCCATTTTGGAAACAGAAagtcaattcatttattttctctgtccTCCCTTTGGCcaatctgtctttctctcttgttCCTCTTTGACCTCTGgaggtttttattatttttttccctccattaaGAAGTTCGACATTCAGTCTCTTAACTTCCCTTATTGCCACATAAGGACCAGATGTTACAGTTTATTCAAAATGTCAGGAATCTTTGTATGAAAATTGACATTGTACATTTGAGGGTACACATTCATTATCAGAAAAGCAACTGAAGTAGGCCACAAGTATATTAGTTTGTCCATTTTCTGTGCTAGTTAAGAAAACCTGGGAGGAAACCTCAGAAAGGAGTTAGAATTCTGCACACAGTTTTATGTCATCCATAGAGATTGACGGTGTTCCCATGGGGAGTCTTACCATTTATTTCTCTCTAGGCTGTTCTGAATGTTCATGGTTTTTGTTGTATTATATGAGGATCTTTGGACAATGGGGACAGGGGTTGATGAGATGTTAAAGAAATACCCCTGGCTGCCTAAATTAAAGAAGAGCATCAACAAGATCAAAATCATGAGACTCTTTCATTTCCACAGTTGGATTCACTCCATTAACTGGCTTCCAGGGGCGACTAGGACATTTGGGGGAGGTTGTTTCTGGAAAATCTGAAATCAATTTAAATGCAAGGCTATTTGGCTCTGTCTGGATGTCAGGGATCCAGTCATCATCACTCTCTGTGTGAGGTGGTAGTGTATTAGGCATCACAGTTGCAATGAGATCTGAGTCCTGAAAGTCAGGAAAGGTAATGGCTACACCTGGCTGGGCTAGGGAAGAGAGTGttgtctcttctgtcttctcttgCGTCTGTGCAGAGGATGTAGTGCTATCTTCATAAGAACTTGCCAAATAGGGTGTCCTCCAATCATAATGCTTTccattgttttttcctttgtttttatgttttccgTGGCCATGACCATGCTTATGTCCATGGCCAAGACCATGTTGCTTTTGATGTCCATGGCCAAGACCATGACTTCCATGGTGCCCATGACCTTGGTCATGCTTATGTTTATGGCCAAGGCCAAGGCcatgtaattttatttgctttccaTGGTCCCAGCCATGCCCATGAGTGGGTCCTTGTTCTTTTCCTGAATCCCGCTCTTCATCTTGTACAGGTGACATGGCAGAGTGGGGTACACTTACAGTTGTGCTTCCTTCAGTTTTCATCACTTGAACTGATCGGAAAGGTGAAAAACCCGGAGGCCTTTTCATGAGTGAGGTCTAAACAGGAAATATTAAGATGAATGCATAACTGTGAAAACCACactatcaaaaaagaaagaagggatggggGCCTGACAATGCTATCTCAGTTTACGATGGGGAATGTCTTCGCCAGATTTTAAGTGCTATATACATTAATATTCCATAAAGgatgaaaatgaataatttttcctcttttgatTGATTTAATAACTTAGAGATATTGATTCTTGTTCCTAATAATACTCTAAAATAGAGAGTTTTTAATCAGGAAAAACTGGATGGTTAACTACATAATCTCTAGGGTACTCTCTAAGCCTATGATTCCATAAGCCATGGCACATTATTTATTAATTGATACTATTTCTATTAGCATATTACTGCTTTTTATCCAAAAAGACCTTAACTGGTTTTAAGAATGGAATATATAAGCAGCATATATCTACAATCACTCTTCTGAATTGAAACACAGGATATATATGTTCACAAGCTTGAAACACAGCCTTTGTATAATGTTTGTATTAGACTATATACATACCTACATATGGCAAAAACCTAAATGCAGAATAAAGGGAGCAGAGGCAACTTGCATTGAAGCTATGGATTTGTGGGTTATTTCTACCTACACACTTACTACCTGTGAGAAAGTGGTGGTTGGAGGCAGTGTTTGGTGATTCAAAGAGCGTGGTCTTTGAGGTCAAACAAGCCAGAGCCTACTAGTTATCAGTATGATGGTGAACAGAGTAGGCTCTGATTTGACCTAGATTTGTATCTGAGCACCATTAGCTTCACTTCCCTTGtgtgtaaaataggaataataaaatCACCTGCCTCGTAGAGTTGTCAGGAGAAAAATATGTGTCAATGTCAAGTCCCCAGTACAGTGTCTAAGATGGAGGAAGCACTTGATAAAGTTATTATCTACTTTAGGACTTTAGCATCTTTGTAATTTTTAGTATCTCAATCTTGAAAGTAGGGGAAGTACTACTTACCTCCCAGGGTtcttttaagaagtaaaaaaatGATGCAACCTAACGTTTCTCAAACTTGCATATGGGTATGACTTTCCTGGGGACTGTGTTAAAATATAGCTTTTGATTCAGGAAATGCAGAGTGGGGTGTGCGACCTGCATTTTTCCTAAGCTCCTTGGATGTGCTTCCCTAAGAGAACCTGTGAATTCACGGGACACTGGCCGTGTCAGAGAAGTGATTAAGGGGACAGCTGCTCTCCCTTTCTAGCCATAAGAAGAGAGATCAGCATAGAAATGTGAGTGTTCTCCCCATTTAAAACAGATAGTCCTCCAATTCATGTAAATAGTGGTTCATTTTCAAccttcaaatattttcagaatgagCATAGTTAACCCAAAGCAACTGCGATTAGAATCATACCTGTCCAAGTGGTTGACAGTTGACAGTAGGGTAAACTTTTTCCTCCCAAGGCACCACATAGACATTAGCATCACAGTGTAGAATTTGCTATCCATGAAAATcgaagccaaagagaaaacagtgTTATTCATGGGATACATAAATAAGCATAAAACATCATACAGATTTCCAGGGAATCAATAAGACAGCTGCATTATACTCACACCATGTATATTGATCTCACAACTCTTGGTCAGCTCTTCATTACTTCCCTTAGAACATGTGGTTTCCCTTGCTATGAACACAATAGAATACTTCAATCCACCTACCACCTGGAAAATGAATTAGCACAAAATAGGAGCCTAATTAATGTTGTGTAATAAATCATACATTTTTATCACAAGGGCTTTTAGGGGAGAATCTTGACATTTTAATTATGTACTGAACAAATGAGAGTTACCCtcaaaaagtataaatatttgaCAACAAAACTTTGTATGCACATTAAAATATTTGGCAATCgggcttatttcattttttaaatgggaaaagaaaaccatgctatcatttttgtttttctattttcctgaGTTTTATTGTTCAGCAACTGCAAGATTCACCAGCAACTCAAAGGCTCAAGTCATAATATGTAGAATCTAGGACAAGTAGgaagaaaacttaaatatttcctttaaacaCACCTTTTTGTTCTACCAAAGCTTGAATCAgagaaaagcctcttgatgaaagtgaaagaggagagtgaaaaagttggcttaaagctcaacattcagaaaactaagatcatggcatctggtcccatcacttcatggaaaatagatggggaaacagtggaaacagtgacagactttatttttgggggctccaaaatcactgcagatggtgactgcagccatgatattaaaagacgcttactccttggaaggaaagttatgaccaacctagatagcatataaaaagcagagacattactttgccaacaaaggtccatgtagtcaaggctatggtttttccagtggtcatgtatggatgtgagagttggactgtgaagaaggctgagcgccgaagaattgatgcttttgaactgtggtgttggagaagactcttgagagtcccttggactgcaaggagatccaaccaatccattctaaaggagatcagccctgggtgttctttggaaggaatgatactaaagctgaaactccagtactttagccacctcatgcg is part of the Bos indicus x Bos taurus breed Angus x Brahman F1 hybrid chromosome 1, Bos_hybrid_MaternalHap_v2.0, whole genome shotgun sequence genome and encodes:
- the KNG1 gene encoding kininogen-1 isoform X1 gives rise to the protein MKLITILFLCSRLLPSLTQESSQEIDCNDQDVFKAVDAALTKYNSENKSGNQFVLYRITEVARMDNPDTFYSLKYQIKEGDCPFQSNKTWQDCDYKDSAQAATGECTATVAKRGNMKFSVAIQTCLITPAEGPVVTAQYECLGCVHPISTKSPDLEPVLRYAIQYFNNNTSHSHLFDLKEVKRAQRQVVSGWNYEVNYSIAQTNCSKEEFSFLTPDCKSLSIGDTGECTDKAHVDVKLRISSFSQKCDLYPGEDFLPPMVCVGCPKPIPVDSPDLEEALNHSIAKLNAEHDGTFYFKIDTVKKATVQVVGGLKYSIVFIARETTCSKGSNEELTKSCEINIHGQILHCDANVYVVPWEEKVYPTVNCQPLGQTSLMKRPPGFSPFRSVQVMKTEGSTTVSVPHSAMSPVQDEERDSGKEQGPTHGHGWDHGKQIKLHGLGLGHKHKHDQGHGHHGSHGLGHGHQKQHGLGHGHKHGHGHGKHKNKGKNNGKHYDWRTPYLASSYEDSTTSSAQTQEKTEETTLSSLAQPGVAITFPDFQDSDLIATVMPNTLPPHTESDDDWIPDIQTEPNSLAFKLISDFPETTSPKCPSRPWKPVNGVNPTVEMKESHDFDLVDALL